The following DNA comes from Flammeovirgaceae bacterium.
GCCCTGGCGCCAGCAGGGGGCAGCCTTCAGGACGGGCAATAAATCAGGGCGGGGCTATTTGCCAAAAACGGCCGTTTTCCTATCTTTGCACCTCATTTTTAAAAACTTATCATAATAAACATGAAGAATTACGAGACAGTATTCATTTTGAATCCCGTTTTGTCTGTGGACCAGGCAAAGGATACTGTCGATAAGTTCGTGAAGGTGCTTACCGATGCAAAAGCGGAGGTGATCAATGTGGAACAGTGGGGACTTAAAAAGCTGGCCTATCCCATCCAGAACAAGTCCACCGGGTTTTACAACCTGATTGAATTTACGGCAGACACCCAATT
Coding sequences within:
- a CDS encoding 30S ribosomal protein S6 — translated: MNMKNYETVFILNPVLSVDQAKDTVDKFVKVLTDAKAEVINVEQWGLKKLAYPIQNKSTGFYNLIEFTADTQLIQTLETEYRRDESVMRFLTTALDKHAIAYNARRRKGEFKKNKEKTAAKEELPA